Proteins encoded within one genomic window of Neodiprion fabricii isolate iyNeoFabr1 chromosome 6, iyNeoFabr1.1, whole genome shotgun sequence:
- the LOC124185284 gene encoding endoplasmic reticulum aminopeptidase 2-like isoform X1 translates to MPHPAASRQDSEAIRMDSLGKTSASRPPGQNGNANTEIPGNSGDSNTGLHKRSIYEQNGVAVCSQKRALCIATVVFAILFAVSLIIAFAGPQNDCPCAGEKPANLEAEDEGDDGGPFATNGEVFPWNNVRLPTFAHPTRYNITIHPNLTTLEVKGQVTIEFYVDKETNFIVFHSKNLTINEKMIQDRKGHRLKISQLLEYPKHQQLYLELEESKFRKRGNYTVHLRFTSKLGNELEGFYLSSYVTADGDKRHLATTHFEPTYARSAFPCFDEPQFKAKFKMSIFRDRFHIALCNMPVVNTEDAGFYMGTGLNNSFSQLRDDFQESVEMSTYLVAFVVCDYKRVTEMTSRNVSVSVYAPEAMLPQAQFAVKTAAKIMDYFEGYFGIHYPLPKQDLIAIPDFAAGAMENWGLITYRETSILYDPEETSTAAHQWVAIVVAHELAHQWFGNLVTMKWWNDLWLNEGVASFLEHKGVDHVAPEWGMMNQFILDKTQSALHLDALASSHPISVPVKDPSEIEAIFDTISYNKGAAILYMLEEFLLEEVMKKGLNDYLNTHKYGNADTNDLWAVFTKHANHSFDVKSIMDTWTQQMGFPLITISREGNTILATQKRLLLSPRENDTDLLTPKSPFDYKWYVPLSYYTNLQPRVTTNVWMNLTDVSFEVPPAVEWIKVNVNQTGFYRVNYSEDMWTSIITTLHNNHTVFTPADRASLIDDAFTLCRAGILNATIPLKLSLYLLNERDFVPWSTAIEHLESWSKMMSETAGFKKYIAFMKTLLGPVTAYVGLNDTGSYSTRLLRSNVLEAALIANIEGVVKPAKLLFKNWMEKGTRIPPNLRDLVYAAGIKYGGEKDWNYCWNMYKKTQIPSEKVILLKSLGQSMDPWILQRFLLASLDREEIRPQDVEPVIAVVAHNPEGQFLAWRHLKAYWPRFQTMFGNGTFTLSGFITVVTSTFCTEYDLQEVSEYFKKVEVGSGQRALEQSLETIRLNIHWVKENAETINQWLHNYLKIDKS, encoded by the exons atgCCGCATCCAGCCGCGTCGAGGCAGGATTCCGAGGCAATTCGCATGGACTCCCTCGGGAAAACTTCCGCTTCTAGACCTCCGGGCCAGAACGGAAATGCGAACACGGAAATACCGGGAAATTCAG GGGACAGCAACACCGGGCTGCACAAACGGAGCATATATGAGCAAAATGGAGTTGCCGTGTGTTCGCAAAAGAGAGCATTGTGCATCGCGACTGTCGTCTTTGCAATCCTCTTCGCCGTATCTCTCATAATCGCTTTCGCCGGTCCGCAAAACG ACTGTCCTTGTGCCGGAGAAAAACCAGCGAATCTTGAGGCTGAGGATGAGGGCGACGACGGCGGTCCCTTCGCTACCAATGGAGAG GTGTTCCCGTGGAACAACGTCAGGCTGCCGACTTTTGCCCATCCAACGAGGTACAACATCACGATTCACCCAAATCTAACGACACTGGAAGTTAAGG GCCAAGTCACTATCGAATTCTACGTCGACAAAGAGACCAATTTCATCGTCTTCCatagtaaaaatttgacaataaatGAAAAG ATGATCCAGGACCGCAAGGGTCACCGCCTCAAGATTTCCCAATTATTAGAATACCCGAAACACCAACAGCTTTACTTAGAATTAGAGGAGAGTAAATTTCGCAAGAGAGGAAATTATACAGTGCACCTCAGGTTCACTTCCAAGCTCGGGAATGAGCTCGAAGGTTTCTATCTCAGCAGCTACGTTACGGCGGATGGGGATAAGAG GCATTTAGCCACGACGCACTTCGAGCCGACTTACGCAAGATCCGCATTCCCCTGTTTTGACGAGCCTCAATTCAAGGCAAAGTTCAAAATGTCCATATTTCGGGACAGGTTTCACATAGCTCTGTGCAACATGCCCGTCGTCAATACCGAGGACGCCGGATTTTACATGGGAACCGGGCTG AACAACTCGTTCTCACAGCTCCGGGACGACTTCCAAGAGTCGGTCGAAATGTCGACGTACCTCGTCGCTTTCGTGGTCTGCGATTACAAACGGGTCACCGAGATGACCTCGAGAAACGTTTCCGTCAGCGTTTACGCACCGGAAGCGATGCTGCCGCAAGCCCAGTTCGCCGTTAAAACAGCGGCGAAAATAATGGACTATTTCGAGGGTTACTTCGGGATCCATTACCCGCTTCCTAAACAGG ACCTGATAGCGATACCCGACTTCGCCGCGGGCGCGATGGAAAACTGGGGCCTGATAACCTACAGGGAAACTTCGATCCTCTACGACCCGGAAGAAACGTCGACCGCGGCTCACCAATGGGTCGCCATCGTCGTTGCCCACGAGTTGGCTCATCAGTGGTTCGGCAACTTGGTCACGATGAAGTGGTGGAACGATTTGTGGCTAAACGAGGGCGTCGCTAGCTTCCTCGAGCACAAGGGCGTCGACCACGTCGCCCCCGAATGGGGGATGATGAACCAATTCATCCTCGACAAGACCCAGTCCGCCCTTCACCTCGACGCCTTGGCCAGCAGCCACCCGATCAGCGTCCCGGTAAAAGATCCCTCGGAGATCGAGGCCATATTCGACACCATAAGCTACAACAAGGGGGCCGCGATTCTCTACATGCTGGAGGAGTTTCTCCTTGAGGAGGTCATGAAGAAGGGGCTCAACGACTACCTCAACACCCACAAATACGGGAATGCTGACACCAACGATTTGTGGGCCGTTTTCACCAAGCATGCGAATCACTCTTTCGATGTCAAG AGCATAATGGACACTTGGACCCAGCAAATGGGCTTTCCGCTGATAACGATCAGTCGCGAGGGCAACACGATACTCGCTACTCAAAAACGACTGCTTCTATCACCTCGTGAGAACGACACCGATCTGTTGACGCCGAAATCGCCGTTCGACTACAAGTGGTACGTTCCGCTGAGCTATTACACGAACTTGCAGCCCCGAGTGACGACGAACGTTTGGATGAACCTGACAGACG TGTCCTTCGAAGTTCCTCCGGCGGTGGAATGGATCAAGGTTAACGTTAATCAGACAGGATTTTACCGGGTGAATTACTCCGAAGATATGTGGACCTCGATAATCACGACGCTTCACAACAACCACACCGTTTTCACACCCGCCGATCGGGCCAGCCTCATAGACGACGCTTTCACCCTCTGCAGGGCCGGGATTTTGAACGCGACTATCCCTCTGAAGCTCTCGCTCTACCTCTTGAACGAGCGCGACTTCGTCCCTTGGTCCACGGCCATCGAGCACTTGGAGTCCTGGTCCAAGATGATGAGCGAGACCGCTGGCTTCAAAAAGTACATCGCGTTCATGAAGACGTTGTTGGGACCCGTAACCGCGTACGTTGGTCTCAACGACACGGGATCCTATTCGACCAG GCTGCTTCGGAGCAACGTTCTTGAGGCAGCGTTAATCGCGAACATCGAGGGTGTGGTTAAGCCGGCAAAACTGTTGTTCAAGAACTGGATGGAAAAGGGTACTCGGATACCGCCGAATCTTCGAGACCTCGTTTACGCCGctg GGATAAAATACGGCGGGGAAAAGGATTGGAACTACTGCTGGAACATGTACAAGAAAACGCAGATTCCGAGCGAAAAGGTCATCCTTTTGAAGTCGCTCGGTCAGTCTATGGATCCGTGGATCCTGCAACGTTTCTTGCTCGCATCCCTTGACAGGGAGGAAATCAGGCCGCAGGATGTCGAACCCGTAATTGCCGTCGTCGCCCATAATCCGGAGGGCCAATTCCTCGCGTGGCGACATCTCAAAGCGTACTGGCCCAGATTTCAGACCATGTTCGGCAACGGCACCTTCACTCTCAGCGGATTCATTACAGTTGTTACTTCGACGTTCTGCACCGAGTACGATCTCCAGGAG GTTTCGGAGTATTTCAAAAAGGTTGAAGTGGGCAGCGGCCAGCGAGCCTTGGAACAGAGCTTGGAGACTATAAGATTGAATATTCACTGGGTGAAGGAAAACGCAGAGACCATCAATCAGTGGCTGcacaattatttgaaaatcgataaaaGCTAG
- the LOC124185586 gene encoding sodium- and chloride-dependent glycine transporter 2-like: MASSLKSIEDESRPSASQSSSDANVFEEVEAEDSRKSFESRTSARLEKLTGTKEKKVTDGVWQSYYHCLVALVMATDIRYWTPDWYQNAPTQGYCYALIAYSILQSWLDTVFCGRNLLYLIEAVFDQAPWLRCASGLGAKCLVVTSETKLSKDCKVDKNTTLFSCPDRGTFDFSAQHWFKSRYKVNSSTGRPPLDTQWKLVLCSIAHWLIVTLSAARTIYKFGTAIYCIAIAVLVFMLLELIYILYKVDLTALIRIAFGPTRLADFVNKEFWAVAYIGTIWRAHVTTPPLTMSFVARVDSKFSIAWCAIIVSFATFFLVLFKTTTRGALRRLIADALNVDPDLLTLNSGSSGLALIPQHLGTLPMPLMWTFYWFAMRYAVLWLQSTMVVEAILENFFLKNNVRKEFRIYFIGLYCVTACIINVVIVIEQSALPSLNLIYSSVIFTGFTFMPLVESIFILLIYGLGVFIDDVHFMYGSPPSFFWRFCWKILPFMLLSLYVASLVTELKNGVTSLGTPFLLLKAALIAIIPVFAVKQIMYAVYTENLTYLFNPVFDWGPRDKEVRKARKQFNPKTDIRSQPERTVDYVKPRSSIRALSIE; encoded by the exons ATGGCATCGTCTTTGAAATCTATAGAAGATGAATCAAGACCGTCTGCCTCACAGAGCTCATCAGATGCCAACGTATTTGAAGAGGTTGAAGCTGAAGACTCGCGGAAATCTTTCGAGTCGAGAACCTCGGCTAGACTCGAAAAGCTCACGGGCACTAAAGAGAAG AAAGTTACCGATGGTGTCTGGCAGTCGTACTACCACTGCTTGGTTGCACTCGTGATGGCCACTGACATTCGTTACTGGACCCCTGACTGGTACCAGAATGCACCCACTCAag GCTACTGCTACGCTCTCATCGCATATTCGATTCTACAATCGTGGTTGGACACGGTCTTCTGTGGCCGTAACTTACTCTACCTGATAGAAGCCGTCTTTGACCAAGCCCCCTGGCTCCGATGTGCCTCAGGACTGGGCGCGAAGTGCCTGGTCGTGACTAGCGAGACTAAGCTGTCCAAAGACTGCAAAGTTGACAAAAATACCACTCTGTTCTCGTGCCCGGACCGAGGGACCTTCGACTTCTCGGCTCAGCATTGGTTCAA ATCTCGCTACAAGGTGAATTCCAGCACCGGTCGTCCGCCTCTGGACACACAGTGGAAGCTCGTTCTGTGCTCCATTGCTCACTGGCTGATCGTGACGTTGAGCGCCGCGCGAACCATCTACAAGTTCGGGACG GCGATATACTGCATAGCCATTGCCGTGCTGGTCTTCATGCTGCTCGAATTAATCTACATCCTGTACAAGGTGGACTTGACCGCTCTAATACGAATAGCATTCGGACCCACGCGTCTCGCGGACTTTGTGAACAAAGAG TTTTGGGCTGTTGCATACATCGGGACGATATGGCGTGCCCACGTGACGACGCCGCCTCTGACGATGAGCTTCGTAGCTCGAGTAGACTCGAAGTTCAGCATCGCTTGGTGCGCAATTATTGTCAGCTTCGCTACCTTCTTTCTCGTCTTGTTTAAAACCACCACCCGCGGAGCGCTGAGGCGTCTGATTGCCGACGCGTTGAACGTCGACCCTGATCTTCTAACGCTGAACA GCGGAAGCAGTGGACTGGCCCTGATACCCCAGCACCTTGGCACATTGCCGATGCCACTTATGTGGACGTTTTATTGGTTCGCGATGCGATACGCCGTTCTTTGGCTCCAGTCC ACGATGGTGGTTGAGGCTATTCTTGAGAACTTCTTCCTGAAGAACAACGTCAGGAAGGAATTTCGCATCTACTTTATCGGTCTGTACTGCGTCACGGCCTGCATCATCAacgtcgtcatcgtcattgag caatCCGCCTTGCCATCATTGAACCTCATCTACTCCAGCGTCATCTTTACTGGTTTTACCTTCATGCCGTTGGTggaatcgatttttattctaCTCATTTACGGTCTCGGTGTCTTCATCGACGACGTTCACTTCATGTACGGATCCCCGCCATCGTTCTTCTGGCGTTTCTGTTGGAAAATTCTTCCCTTCATGTTGCTG TCACTGTACGTGGCCTCTCTTGTCACGGAATTAAAAAATGGCGTTACATCACTCGGCACCCCCTTCTTGCTACTGAAAGCAGCTTTGATCGCAATAATTCCGGTATTTGCAGTGAAGCAAATTATGTACGCTGTGTACACCGAG AATCTGACGTACCTATTCAATCCCGTCTTTGACTGGGGTCCCCGTGACAAGGAGGTGCGCAAGGCGAGGAAGCAATTCAATCCAAAAACTGATATCCGTTCTCAGCCGGAACGCACCGTCGATTACGTGAAACCTCGCAGCTCGATACGTGCATTGAGCATAGAATAG
- the LOC124185284 gene encoding endoplasmic reticulum aminopeptidase 2-like isoform X2, with protein sequence MPHPAASRQDSEAIRMDSLGKTSASRPPGQNGNANTEIPGNSGDSNTGLHKRSIYEQNGVAVCSQKRALCIATVVFAILFAVSLIIAFAGPQNDCPCAGEKPANLEAEDEGDDGGPFATNGEVFPWNNVRLPTFAHPTRYNITIHPNLTTLEVKGQVTIEFYVDKETNFIVFHSKNLTINEKMIQDRKGHRLKISQLLEYPKHQQLYLELEESKFRKRGNYTVHLRFTSKLGNELEGFYLSSYVTADGDKRHLATTHFEPTYARSAFPCFDEPQFKAKFKMSIFRDRFHIALCNMPVVNTEDAGFYMGTGLLRDDFQESVEMSTYLVAFVVCDYKRVTEMTSRNVSVSVYAPEAMLPQAQFAVKTAAKIMDYFEGYFGIHYPLPKQDLIAIPDFAAGAMENWGLITYRETSILYDPEETSTAAHQWVAIVVAHELAHQWFGNLVTMKWWNDLWLNEGVASFLEHKGVDHVAPEWGMMNQFILDKTQSALHLDALASSHPISVPVKDPSEIEAIFDTISYNKGAAILYMLEEFLLEEVMKKGLNDYLNTHKYGNADTNDLWAVFTKHANHSFDVKSIMDTWTQQMGFPLITISREGNTILATQKRLLLSPRENDTDLLTPKSPFDYKWYVPLSYYTNLQPRVTTNVWMNLTDVSFEVPPAVEWIKVNVNQTGFYRVNYSEDMWTSIITTLHNNHTVFTPADRASLIDDAFTLCRAGILNATIPLKLSLYLLNERDFVPWSTAIEHLESWSKMMSETAGFKKYIAFMKTLLGPVTAYVGLNDTGSYSTRLLRSNVLEAALIANIEGVVKPAKLLFKNWMEKGTRIPPNLRDLVYAAGIKYGGEKDWNYCWNMYKKTQIPSEKVILLKSLGQSMDPWILQRFLLASLDREEIRPQDVEPVIAVVAHNPEGQFLAWRHLKAYWPRFQTMFGNGTFTLSGFITVVTSTFCTEYDLQEVSEYFKKVEVGSGQRALEQSLETIRLNIHWVKENAETINQWLHNYLKIDKS encoded by the exons atgCCGCATCCAGCCGCGTCGAGGCAGGATTCCGAGGCAATTCGCATGGACTCCCTCGGGAAAACTTCCGCTTCTAGACCTCCGGGCCAGAACGGAAATGCGAACACGGAAATACCGGGAAATTCAG GGGACAGCAACACCGGGCTGCACAAACGGAGCATATATGAGCAAAATGGAGTTGCCGTGTGTTCGCAAAAGAGAGCATTGTGCATCGCGACTGTCGTCTTTGCAATCCTCTTCGCCGTATCTCTCATAATCGCTTTCGCCGGTCCGCAAAACG ACTGTCCTTGTGCCGGAGAAAAACCAGCGAATCTTGAGGCTGAGGATGAGGGCGACGACGGCGGTCCCTTCGCTACCAATGGAGAG GTGTTCCCGTGGAACAACGTCAGGCTGCCGACTTTTGCCCATCCAACGAGGTACAACATCACGATTCACCCAAATCTAACGACACTGGAAGTTAAGG GCCAAGTCACTATCGAATTCTACGTCGACAAAGAGACCAATTTCATCGTCTTCCatagtaaaaatttgacaataaatGAAAAG ATGATCCAGGACCGCAAGGGTCACCGCCTCAAGATTTCCCAATTATTAGAATACCCGAAACACCAACAGCTTTACTTAGAATTAGAGGAGAGTAAATTTCGCAAGAGAGGAAATTATACAGTGCACCTCAGGTTCACTTCCAAGCTCGGGAATGAGCTCGAAGGTTTCTATCTCAGCAGCTACGTTACGGCGGATGGGGATAAGAG GCATTTAGCCACGACGCACTTCGAGCCGACTTACGCAAGATCCGCATTCCCCTGTTTTGACGAGCCTCAATTCAAGGCAAAGTTCAAAATGTCCATATTTCGGGACAGGTTTCACATAGCTCTGTGCAACATGCCCGTCGTCAATACCGAGGACGCCGGATTTTACATGGGAACCGGGCTG CTCCGGGACGACTTCCAAGAGTCGGTCGAAATGTCGACGTACCTCGTCGCTTTCGTGGTCTGCGATTACAAACGGGTCACCGAGATGACCTCGAGAAACGTTTCCGTCAGCGTTTACGCACCGGAAGCGATGCTGCCGCAAGCCCAGTTCGCCGTTAAAACAGCGGCGAAAATAATGGACTATTTCGAGGGTTACTTCGGGATCCATTACCCGCTTCCTAAACAGG ACCTGATAGCGATACCCGACTTCGCCGCGGGCGCGATGGAAAACTGGGGCCTGATAACCTACAGGGAAACTTCGATCCTCTACGACCCGGAAGAAACGTCGACCGCGGCTCACCAATGGGTCGCCATCGTCGTTGCCCACGAGTTGGCTCATCAGTGGTTCGGCAACTTGGTCACGATGAAGTGGTGGAACGATTTGTGGCTAAACGAGGGCGTCGCTAGCTTCCTCGAGCACAAGGGCGTCGACCACGTCGCCCCCGAATGGGGGATGATGAACCAATTCATCCTCGACAAGACCCAGTCCGCCCTTCACCTCGACGCCTTGGCCAGCAGCCACCCGATCAGCGTCCCGGTAAAAGATCCCTCGGAGATCGAGGCCATATTCGACACCATAAGCTACAACAAGGGGGCCGCGATTCTCTACATGCTGGAGGAGTTTCTCCTTGAGGAGGTCATGAAGAAGGGGCTCAACGACTACCTCAACACCCACAAATACGGGAATGCTGACACCAACGATTTGTGGGCCGTTTTCACCAAGCATGCGAATCACTCTTTCGATGTCAAG AGCATAATGGACACTTGGACCCAGCAAATGGGCTTTCCGCTGATAACGATCAGTCGCGAGGGCAACACGATACTCGCTACTCAAAAACGACTGCTTCTATCACCTCGTGAGAACGACACCGATCTGTTGACGCCGAAATCGCCGTTCGACTACAAGTGGTACGTTCCGCTGAGCTATTACACGAACTTGCAGCCCCGAGTGACGACGAACGTTTGGATGAACCTGACAGACG TGTCCTTCGAAGTTCCTCCGGCGGTGGAATGGATCAAGGTTAACGTTAATCAGACAGGATTTTACCGGGTGAATTACTCCGAAGATATGTGGACCTCGATAATCACGACGCTTCACAACAACCACACCGTTTTCACACCCGCCGATCGGGCCAGCCTCATAGACGACGCTTTCACCCTCTGCAGGGCCGGGATTTTGAACGCGACTATCCCTCTGAAGCTCTCGCTCTACCTCTTGAACGAGCGCGACTTCGTCCCTTGGTCCACGGCCATCGAGCACTTGGAGTCCTGGTCCAAGATGATGAGCGAGACCGCTGGCTTCAAAAAGTACATCGCGTTCATGAAGACGTTGTTGGGACCCGTAACCGCGTACGTTGGTCTCAACGACACGGGATCCTATTCGACCAG GCTGCTTCGGAGCAACGTTCTTGAGGCAGCGTTAATCGCGAACATCGAGGGTGTGGTTAAGCCGGCAAAACTGTTGTTCAAGAACTGGATGGAAAAGGGTACTCGGATACCGCCGAATCTTCGAGACCTCGTTTACGCCGctg GGATAAAATACGGCGGGGAAAAGGATTGGAACTACTGCTGGAACATGTACAAGAAAACGCAGATTCCGAGCGAAAAGGTCATCCTTTTGAAGTCGCTCGGTCAGTCTATGGATCCGTGGATCCTGCAACGTTTCTTGCTCGCATCCCTTGACAGGGAGGAAATCAGGCCGCAGGATGTCGAACCCGTAATTGCCGTCGTCGCCCATAATCCGGAGGGCCAATTCCTCGCGTGGCGACATCTCAAAGCGTACTGGCCCAGATTTCAGACCATGTTCGGCAACGGCACCTTCACTCTCAGCGGATTCATTACAGTTGTTACTTCGACGTTCTGCACCGAGTACGATCTCCAGGAG GTTTCGGAGTATTTCAAAAAGGTTGAAGTGGGCAGCGGCCAGCGAGCCTTGGAACAGAGCTTGGAGACTATAAGATTGAATATTCACTGGGTGAAGGAAAACGCAGAGACCATCAATCAGTGGCTGcacaattatttgaaaatcgataaaaGCTAG
- the LOC124185284 gene encoding endoplasmic reticulum aminopeptidase 2-like isoform X3: protein MSEQDVDDVAFLTGDSNTGLHKRSIYEQNGVAVCSQKRALCIATVVFAILFAVSLIIAFAGPQNDCPCAGEKPANLEAEDEGDDGGPFATNGEVFPWNNVRLPTFAHPTRYNITIHPNLTTLEVKGQVTIEFYVDKETNFIVFHSKNLTINEKMIQDRKGHRLKISQLLEYPKHQQLYLELEESKFRKRGNYTVHLRFTSKLGNELEGFYLSSYVTADGDKRHLATTHFEPTYARSAFPCFDEPQFKAKFKMSIFRDRFHIALCNMPVVNTEDAGFYMGTGLNNSFSQLRDDFQESVEMSTYLVAFVVCDYKRVTEMTSRNVSVSVYAPEAMLPQAQFAVKTAAKIMDYFEGYFGIHYPLPKQDLIAIPDFAAGAMENWGLITYRETSILYDPEETSTAAHQWVAIVVAHELAHQWFGNLVTMKWWNDLWLNEGVASFLEHKGVDHVAPEWGMMNQFILDKTQSALHLDALASSHPISVPVKDPSEIEAIFDTISYNKGAAILYMLEEFLLEEVMKKGLNDYLNTHKYGNADTNDLWAVFTKHANHSFDVKSIMDTWTQQMGFPLITISREGNTILATQKRLLLSPRENDTDLLTPKSPFDYKWYVPLSYYTNLQPRVTTNVWMNLTDVSFEVPPAVEWIKVNVNQTGFYRVNYSEDMWTSIITTLHNNHTVFTPADRASLIDDAFTLCRAGILNATIPLKLSLYLLNERDFVPWSTAIEHLESWSKMMSETAGFKKYIAFMKTLLGPVTAYVGLNDTGSYSTRLLRSNVLEAALIANIEGVVKPAKLLFKNWMEKGTRIPPNLRDLVYAAGIKYGGEKDWNYCWNMYKKTQIPSEKVILLKSLGQSMDPWILQRFLLASLDREEIRPQDVEPVIAVVAHNPEGQFLAWRHLKAYWPRFQTMFGNGTFTLSGFITVVTSTFCTEYDLQEVSEYFKKVEVGSGQRALEQSLETIRLNIHWVKENAETINQWLHNYLKIDKS, encoded by the exons ATGAGTGAACAGGACGTCGATGATGTTGCCTTCTTGACAG GGGACAGCAACACCGGGCTGCACAAACGGAGCATATATGAGCAAAATGGAGTTGCCGTGTGTTCGCAAAAGAGAGCATTGTGCATCGCGACTGTCGTCTTTGCAATCCTCTTCGCCGTATCTCTCATAATCGCTTTCGCCGGTCCGCAAAACG ACTGTCCTTGTGCCGGAGAAAAACCAGCGAATCTTGAGGCTGAGGATGAGGGCGACGACGGCGGTCCCTTCGCTACCAATGGAGAG GTGTTCCCGTGGAACAACGTCAGGCTGCCGACTTTTGCCCATCCAACGAGGTACAACATCACGATTCACCCAAATCTAACGACACTGGAAGTTAAGG GCCAAGTCACTATCGAATTCTACGTCGACAAAGAGACCAATTTCATCGTCTTCCatagtaaaaatttgacaataaatGAAAAG ATGATCCAGGACCGCAAGGGTCACCGCCTCAAGATTTCCCAATTATTAGAATACCCGAAACACCAACAGCTTTACTTAGAATTAGAGGAGAGTAAATTTCGCAAGAGAGGAAATTATACAGTGCACCTCAGGTTCACTTCCAAGCTCGGGAATGAGCTCGAAGGTTTCTATCTCAGCAGCTACGTTACGGCGGATGGGGATAAGAG GCATTTAGCCACGACGCACTTCGAGCCGACTTACGCAAGATCCGCATTCCCCTGTTTTGACGAGCCTCAATTCAAGGCAAAGTTCAAAATGTCCATATTTCGGGACAGGTTTCACATAGCTCTGTGCAACATGCCCGTCGTCAATACCGAGGACGCCGGATTTTACATGGGAACCGGGCTG AACAACTCGTTCTCACAGCTCCGGGACGACTTCCAAGAGTCGGTCGAAATGTCGACGTACCTCGTCGCTTTCGTGGTCTGCGATTACAAACGGGTCACCGAGATGACCTCGAGAAACGTTTCCGTCAGCGTTTACGCACCGGAAGCGATGCTGCCGCAAGCCCAGTTCGCCGTTAAAACAGCGGCGAAAATAATGGACTATTTCGAGGGTTACTTCGGGATCCATTACCCGCTTCCTAAACAGG ACCTGATAGCGATACCCGACTTCGCCGCGGGCGCGATGGAAAACTGGGGCCTGATAACCTACAGGGAAACTTCGATCCTCTACGACCCGGAAGAAACGTCGACCGCGGCTCACCAATGGGTCGCCATCGTCGTTGCCCACGAGTTGGCTCATCAGTGGTTCGGCAACTTGGTCACGATGAAGTGGTGGAACGATTTGTGGCTAAACGAGGGCGTCGCTAGCTTCCTCGAGCACAAGGGCGTCGACCACGTCGCCCCCGAATGGGGGATGATGAACCAATTCATCCTCGACAAGACCCAGTCCGCCCTTCACCTCGACGCCTTGGCCAGCAGCCACCCGATCAGCGTCCCGGTAAAAGATCCCTCGGAGATCGAGGCCATATTCGACACCATAAGCTACAACAAGGGGGCCGCGATTCTCTACATGCTGGAGGAGTTTCTCCTTGAGGAGGTCATGAAGAAGGGGCTCAACGACTACCTCAACACCCACAAATACGGGAATGCTGACACCAACGATTTGTGGGCCGTTTTCACCAAGCATGCGAATCACTCTTTCGATGTCAAG AGCATAATGGACACTTGGACCCAGCAAATGGGCTTTCCGCTGATAACGATCAGTCGCGAGGGCAACACGATACTCGCTACTCAAAAACGACTGCTTCTATCACCTCGTGAGAACGACACCGATCTGTTGACGCCGAAATCGCCGTTCGACTACAAGTGGTACGTTCCGCTGAGCTATTACACGAACTTGCAGCCCCGAGTGACGACGAACGTTTGGATGAACCTGACAGACG TGTCCTTCGAAGTTCCTCCGGCGGTGGAATGGATCAAGGTTAACGTTAATCAGACAGGATTTTACCGGGTGAATTACTCCGAAGATATGTGGACCTCGATAATCACGACGCTTCACAACAACCACACCGTTTTCACACCCGCCGATCGGGCCAGCCTCATAGACGACGCTTTCACCCTCTGCAGGGCCGGGATTTTGAACGCGACTATCCCTCTGAAGCTCTCGCTCTACCTCTTGAACGAGCGCGACTTCGTCCCTTGGTCCACGGCCATCGAGCACTTGGAGTCCTGGTCCAAGATGATGAGCGAGACCGCTGGCTTCAAAAAGTACATCGCGTTCATGAAGACGTTGTTGGGACCCGTAACCGCGTACGTTGGTCTCAACGACACGGGATCCTATTCGACCAG GCTGCTTCGGAGCAACGTTCTTGAGGCAGCGTTAATCGCGAACATCGAGGGTGTGGTTAAGCCGGCAAAACTGTTGTTCAAGAACTGGATGGAAAAGGGTACTCGGATACCGCCGAATCTTCGAGACCTCGTTTACGCCGctg GGATAAAATACGGCGGGGAAAAGGATTGGAACTACTGCTGGAACATGTACAAGAAAACGCAGATTCCGAGCGAAAAGGTCATCCTTTTGAAGTCGCTCGGTCAGTCTATGGATCCGTGGATCCTGCAACGTTTCTTGCTCGCATCCCTTGACAGGGAGGAAATCAGGCCGCAGGATGTCGAACCCGTAATTGCCGTCGTCGCCCATAATCCGGAGGGCCAATTCCTCGCGTGGCGACATCTCAAAGCGTACTGGCCCAGATTTCAGACCATGTTCGGCAACGGCACCTTCACTCTCAGCGGATTCATTACAGTTGTTACTTCGACGTTCTGCACCGAGTACGATCTCCAGGAG GTTTCGGAGTATTTCAAAAAGGTTGAAGTGGGCAGCGGCCAGCGAGCCTTGGAACAGAGCTTGGAGACTATAAGATTGAATATTCACTGGGTGAAGGAAAACGCAGAGACCATCAATCAGTGGCTGcacaattatttgaaaatcgataaaaGCTAG